The nucleotide window ACGGAATCTTTGAGTTGTAAACTTTTGGGACAATGGAGTCACAGGATTATGGGAAAATTGGGATAAAGAATTTCTGGAATCAATGgatcattcaggttggaaaagcctcCCAAGACTATCAAGCCCAACCTTTGGGAATCCTGAAATTAAGGAATTATGGGAACTTGAATTTATGGGATGATGGAATCGTTGAGTCAGAAGATATCGGGATGATGGGATTGTGGGAATGTTGGGATAGCAAAGTCCTGGAATTACGggatcactgaggttggaaaacacctccaagatTGTCAAGTTCAGCCTTTGAGAATCTTGGACTCACAGAATTCTGGGATCATAGAATTATGGGATAATGGAATCACTGAGTCACGAACTCTTGGGACAAGGGAATCATGGGAACATCGGGATCATGAAATCCTGGAGTCATGGGATGGCTCAGCTTGGGAAAGACATCCAAAACCATTGAGCCTAACCTTTGAGACTCCTGAAATTATGGGATCATGGAATTATGGGATAACGGAATCGTTGAGTCATAAACTATCGGGATAACGGAATCACGGGATCATGGGAATATTGGGATAACAACATTCTGGAATCATGGGGCCACTAAGATTGGAAAAGACTCCCGAGATCGTCAAGTTCAGCCTTTGAGAATCCTGGGATCTTGGAATTTGTGATCATGGAATTATGGGAGAATGGAACCCCTGATTCATGAACTACTGGGATAACGGAATCATGGGAACATCGGGATAATGAAATCCTGGAACCACGGGAAcactcaggctggaaaagacccccAAGATCCCCAACCCTTGGGAATCCCCGTGGAGCACGGGAAGGGCCCGGCCGAGCCCTGCTCCGTGGGGAACTCACCAGAGGATCTGGCGCAGATTCCCGGAGAGCCGGGAGGATCCCAGGTTGAGCTCGCGGAGGCtgggcagcattcccagctgccCGGCCAGGCACCGGATTCCGATGGCCGATTCCGGCGTCGGGCGCCGCACGTCCACGTTGCTGTACTGGAGCTTGAGGCTACGCAGCTCCGGGAAGCGCGAGAGGTGCGGCAGGATCACCGAGAGCCCGGCCAATCCCAAGTTGTTGAAGCGCAGATCCACCCTCCGCACGAAGGACGGATCCAAGGATTCCAACAAAGCCACTATCCCGGAGGCCGAGAGCTCCTCCGCTTGGAATTCGCGGCACTTGAGGCGCAGCGGGCTGGCGGCTCCGGTCTGGAGGGCATCGCGCAGGATCCCGTAGGACGTTCCGTTGACGAACAGGTCGGCGTGGACCTCCACGCCCGGGGGccgcggagcggccgcggcaACGGCGGCTCCGGAGCGGCCTTTGTGCCGCTTGGATCCGCGCCTCTGCAATTCCCGCTGTTGCTTGGACACCTCCACGCAAGCCTTGGCCAAAGCCACCGTGCTGGACCAGACACTCATCCCATCCGGAGCGCGGCCGGACGTCGAATCCGGAATCCCAGTCATGTCCAGAATGCGtaggctggaaaaaaacagaaggaaacagtCAAAAGTGGGATGAAACCATCAAAAATGGGAAAGAACCATCAGAAATTGGAAGAAAGCCATCAAAAATGGGAGGAAACCATCAATAATGTGAAGAAACCATAgaaaacaggaggaaagaaatCATCAAAGATGGGAAGAAACTATCAAAATTAGGAACGatcaaaaacaacaaaaaaaacatgcagaatGGGAAGGAACCATCAAAAAACTGGAGGAAACCATGAAAAACTGGAGGAAACCATCAAAATCTGGAGGAAACCATCAAAAACAGGAAGGAACCGTCAAAAATGGGAGGAAGAAACCGTCAAAAATGGGAGGAACCCATCAAAGCCAAGAAGAAACCATCAAAAATGGGAAGAAACCACCGAAAAATGAGAAGAAACCATCAAAATGGGAAGGAACCTTCAAAAACAGGGGGAAACCATAAAAAACCAGGATAGAACCAtcaaaaatgggaagaaatcatgaaaaaggggaagaaaccatcaaaaatgggaagaaactGTCAAAAACAGGAGGAAACCATCAGAAACGGGAAGGAACCATCAAAGACGGGAGAAAACCATTGAAAACAGGAAGGAACCAtcaaaaaaggaaggaagtgtaaaaaatggaaagaaaccatccaaaaaaagaggaaaccaTCAAGAATGAGAAGAACCcatgaaaaacaggaagaagcCATCAAAAATGGGATGAAACCGTCAAAAACAGGAGGAAACCATCAAAAAAGGGAAGGAACCATGAAAAACGGGAAGAAACCATCCAAAAAAGGAGGAAACCATCAAGAATGGGAAGAAGCcatgaaaaacaggaagaagcCATCAAAAATGGGAAGAAACCATCTAAAATGTGACGGAAACCATCAAAATAGGGAAGGAACCAtcaaaaaagggaagaaaccttcaaaacagaagaaaaccataaaaaagGGGAGGAAACCATCAAATGCAGGATGAAACCACCGAAAATGGGAAGGAACCATCAAAAACTGGAAGGAACCATCACCAATGGGAAGGAACCATCAAAGACAGGaggaaaccacaaaaaacaggATAGAACCATCAAAAATGGGATGAAACCatcaaaacaaagaagaaaccATCGAAACCAAGAAGGAACCATCAAAAATGAGAAGGAACCATCAAAACTAAGAAGGAACCATCAAAAATGGGAAGAAACCACCGAAAAATGAGAAGAAACCATCAAAATGGGATGAAACCATCACAACCAAGAAGAAACCATCAAAACCAAGATGAAACCATCTAAAACAGGAAGGAAACCATCCAAACAGGGAAGGAACCatcaaaaaggagaagaaacaatcaaaaacaggagaaaaccaTTGAAAACAGGAAGGAACCatgaaaaaagggaaggaaccgtaaaaaatgggaaaaaaccaTCCAAAAAAGGAGGAAACCATCAAGAATGGGAAGAAGCCATGAAAAACAGGAGGAAACCATCAAAAATGGGAAGAAACCATCGAAACCAAGAAGTAAccataaaaaatgagaaggaacCATCAAAAATAGGAAGAAACCACCGAAAAATGAGAAGAAGCCATCAAAATGGGATGAAACCAtcaaaaaatgagaagaaaccATCAAAATGGGATGAAACCACCGAAAAATGAGAAGAAACCATCAAAATGGGATGAAACCATCATAACTAAGAAGAAACCATCGAAACCAAGATGAAACCATCTAAAACATGAGAGAAACCATCAAAACAGGGAAGGAACCATCAAAAAGGAGAAGAAGCTCCAAAACCGAGACGAAAGCACCGAAAGCCGCGGAGGAAGCGGAGGAACGGAGGTCGCCGCCATCGCCACATCGCCAAGAACCCACCTGGAATGGTGGCCGGGCTCCTCCAGCTGCCGCTGGAGCTGCGCCACCACGGCCAGGATGACGGCCTGGACGCAGAGCTTGCAGGGGTGATCGCGGAGCAGCTCCTGGCGCCCCACGAGGCGCTGGAAGTTGAGCACCGGGAAAGGCCACGCGGCCACCAAATCGCGCAGGACCAGGGGCCTCCCGTCCAGGAACGCCGCTTGGAAGAGGACGGGCTGGAGATCGGCGGGGAGGGCGGGGAGAGGGCGCTGGGTGACGACGCGGCGGGcgcagaggaagaggagggaatcCATGGCGGGTTTTGGTGGCGTTTTGGACGCTGGAGAACCAAAGGATTCCAAGGTGACCTCAAGGCCaacaagatggcggcggcgccTTGTGAGGGGACCCCCAGCGCCGCTCGCCAAAATGGGGGGTCCCGGAGTTGTCCTCACcccacccaaaatcccaaaggGATGCCAAAATCCTCCCCCCGGGGATGTGGAAATTCCCACAGGGATCCCAAAATGATCCCAAAGTCCCCGCAGGGATCCCCAAATGATCCCAAAGTCCCCTCAGGGATGCCCAAAAACCCCTCAGGGATCCCCAAATGATCCCCAAGTCCCCTCAGGGATCCCCAAATGATCCCAAAGTCCCCTCAGGGATCCCCAAATGATCGCAAAAATCCACTCAGGGATCCCCAAATGATCGCAAAGTCCCCTCAGagatccccaaaatcccctcaagGATCCCCAAATTATCTCAAAGCCCCCTCAGGGATCCCCAAATGAACCCTAAATCCCCTCAGGGGTCCCCaaatgatcccaaaatcccctcagggatccccaaaatcccctcagggATCCCAAAATGATCTCAAAATCCCCTCAgggatccccaaaatcccctcagagATCCCCAAATGATCCCCAAGTCCCCTCAGaggtccccaaaatcccctcagagATCCCCAAATGATCCCCAAGTCCCCTCAGAGGTCCCCAAAATCCACTCAGAGATCCCCAAATGATCCCCAAGTCCCCTCAGaggtccccaaaatcccctcagagATCCCCAAATGATCCCCAAGTCCCCTCAGAGGTCCCCAAAATCCACTCAGAGATCCCCAAATGATCCCCAAATCACCTCAGGGATCCCCAAATGATCCCGAAATCCCCTCAGGGATCCCCAGATGATCCCAAAGTCCCCTCAGGGATCCCaaatgatcccaaaatcccctcagagATCCCCAAATGATCCCAAAGTCCCCTCAGGGATCCTGAAAttatcccaaaatcccctcagagATCCCCAAATGATCTCAAAGTCCCCTCAGAGATCCCTAAAATCCACTCAGAGATCCCCAAATGATCTCAAAGTCccctcagggacccccaaaTGATCCCCAAATACCCTCAGagatccccaaaatcccctcagagATCCCCAAAcgatcccaaaatcccctcagggATCCCCAAAcgatcccaaaatcccctcagggATACCAAAAATCCTCTCAGGGATCCCCAAATGATCCCAAAATCCTCTCAAGGATCCCCAAATGATCTCGAAATCCTCTCAGAGATCCCCaaatgatcccaaaatcccctcagggATACCCAAAATCCTCTCAAGGATGCCCAAATTATCTCAAAGTCCCCACAGAGATCCCCAAAcgatcccaaaatcccctcagggATACCCAAAATCCTCTCAAGGATGCCCAAATTATCTCAAAGTCCCCTCAGGGATCTTCAAATGATCCCGAGGTCCCCTCAGagatccccaaaatcccctcagggATCCCCAAAtgatccccaaatcccctcggGGATCCCCAGATGATCCCCAAGTTCCCTCAGGGATCCCCaaatgatcccaaaatcccctccgGGATCCCCGAATGATCCCGAAATCCCCTCCGGGATCCCCAAATGATCCCCAAGTCCCCTCAGGGATCCCCAGATGATCCCAAAGTCCCCTCAGAGATCCCCAAAcgatcccaaaatcccctcagggatacccaaaatcccctcagggATCCCCAAATGATCCCGAAATCGCCTCCGGGATCCCCAAATGATCCCCAAGTCCCCTCAGGGATCCCCaaatgatcccaaaatccccctcagGGGTCCCCAAAGGATCCCGAAGTCCCCTCAGGGATACCCAAAAAGCGCCCCCCCAACATGGCGCCCCCCACTCACCGccccgcccgcagcccccgctGGTCCCTGCCCGTACGGAAGCGCCACTTCCGTGTCTGCTCATTGTGGCGACCAATCAACGAGCGAAACCCGCCCTGGGGGCGGACTCCTTTCCTCTAATTGGCTGCTACAGCTGTCTGtcagtgttttctttaattctCATTGGTTCAACGCGAGATGGGCGGGGCGATTTCACATCCCACATTCCCATTGGCTTGCTTTGCTGTCAATCACTAATCCCTGCCTTCCTATTGGCTGGCGCTTGGCGGGAGCGGGAGGTTCGCTCTGAGGAGACTTTGGGGTTCCACGGCGGAGCCTCCCTCGATCcccgatcccaaatcccccatcccaaatccccgatcccggtcccgatcccgatcccgcgGCCATGGAgcggcagcaggagctgaaggtGCTGCTGAAGCGCTGGGAAGCGGAATTCCTGCGGGGGAGAGGCGACGCAAACCCACCCAGGTACTCCTGAGGGGCCGCGGCGGGGCATTCCTGAGGGGGGAATCCATGAGGGAGGAATTCGTGAGGGGAGGAATTCCTGACGGGGGGAGATTCATGAGGGGAAATTCGTGATGGGGGGAGATTCATGAGGAGGAATTCCTGAGGGGGAAATTCGTGAGGGGGGAGATTCATGAGGGGAAATTCCTGAGGGGGAAATTCGTGAGGGGGAAATTCGTGATGGGGGAAATCCGTGAGGGGAAATTCCTGATGGAGGAATTCTTGAGGgaggaattcctgagggaggaATTCCTGAGGAGAACCCCGGGAATTGGGGTCGAGCTGGTTTTGGGGGTccttggggtgattttggggtcttgggctggttttggggtctttGGGGTGGTTTAAGGGGGTCCTGGATAGGGGGGGAGTTGGTTCAGGGggcatttgggatttttggggtgaccTTGAGGTGGTTTTAGGGTCTGaggggggtttttggggtggtttaGGGGGTCCCTGGAGTGGGGAGagttggtttttggggtgtccttggggtggtttgggggtcTTTGAGGTGATTTTGGGGTCTTTGGAGTGGTTTAGGGTGTCCTGGAGTGGGGGGATTTGGTTTAGGGGAGTCCttggtgtttttggggtgacCTTGAGGTGGTTTTTAGGGTCTGAGGGGGTTCCTGGAGTGATTTTGGGGATCCCTGGAGTGGGGGAGAGTTGGTTTAGGGGAAactttggggtggttttgggctCTTTGaggtgattttgggggtttttggggcagTTTAGGGGGTCCTGGATTTAGTTTAGGGGGGtccttggggtttttggggtgaccttggggtggtttttgggggtcTTTGAGTTGGTTTTAGGGTCGCTGGAAAGGGATTTTTGGtttatgggatttttggggtgtccccagaaTATTTGGGGCCGTCTTTTGGGGTGGGCTCAGATCAAGGAGAGCCTCAGGAGGGTCCTCGAAGGGAATttcccttccaaaaaaaaacccaaaaaacacaaatccccccaaaaaaccccaaatcctctcACAGATAATGAGAACAATTCccaaaatttctcattttttgggattttttttcccttccaggcCGACATCGAGGAAGCTCCAGAGGAAATCCGGAGGGTGAgttccccaaaatccccaaaatttccccaaaatcctgaaatgttccccccaaaattcccaaacttcccccaaaattcaatttttcctgaaaattcatAAATTttcccaccaaaaccccaaaatttctCCCCAAATCCACAATTTTCCCACCAAAATTCCCCTgcaaaaattcccaattttcccccaaagccCAAAatatccccccaaaattcccagtttttcccccaaatcccaatttcaccccaaaattcccaatttgcccccaaaatttcccccaaaatgcccaatttttaaaatatttcctccccaaatcccaaattttccccctaattcccaaaatttccaaatttcccccaaaatttcccccaaaatgcccaatttttaaaatatttcctccccaaatcccaaattttccccctaattcccaaaatttccaaatttcccccaaaattcccaattttacTTCAAACTTCCCATATTTCCCCCCAATATTTCCCCGAAAATCTCTCCAAAATTgccaaatttccccccaaaattcacaatttttaaaatacttcccccaaaattcccaaatttcccccaaaattgccaatttttaaaatacttcccCCAAAcatccccaaatttcccccacATTTTCTCCAAAATCCCCATAATTCCCCCAGAAATTTACCTCCAAAATgtcccccaaaattcccaatttttctcccaaattcccaattgtaccccaaaacccccaaatgcccccaaaaattcccccaaaatcacgaaaatttccccccaaatccccaattcccccccaaaattcccaaaacttctccccaaaattcccaattttaccccaaaaacccccaaattcccccaaaatctgCTAAAATCCCCCCTaaatccccaaatttcctcCACAAAATCCctaaaatttccccaaaattcccaattttttcttccaaactcCCAAATTTGTCCCCCAAATCTctccaaaattccccccaaaattccccccaaaatccccaaattccccccaactttcccccaaaattcccaatttgcACCCAAAATCCCTCCAAATTTTCCCCTAAAATCCCCCAATGGCCACACAAActtcccca belongs to Vidua macroura isolate BioBank_ID:100142 chromosome 1, ASM2450914v1, whole genome shotgun sequence and includes:
- the LRRC14 gene encoding leucine-rich repeat-containing protein 14; its protein translation is MDSLLFLCARRVVTQRPLPALPADLQPVLFQAAFLDGRPLVLRDLVAAWPFPVLNFQRLVGRQELLRDHPCKLCVQAVILAVVAQLQRQLEEPGHHSSLRILDMTGIPDSTSGRAPDGMSVWSSTVALAKACVEVSKQQRELQRRGSKRHKGRSGAAVAAAAPRPPGVEVHADLFVNGTSYGILRDALQTGAASPLRLKCREFQAEELSASGIVALLESLDPSFVRRVDLRFNNLGLAGLSVILPHLSRFPELRSLKLQYSNVDVRRPTPESAIGIRCLAGQLGMLPSLRELNLGSSRLSGNLRQILCDLQAPLESLELAFCSLVPADLAFLSQSFHAPALKRLDLSGHDFSQGLLEPLRLLLEETSASLLHLDLMECRMADSHLDALLPTLRRCSRLRFLGLYGNSLSTAALKDLLQKTLELPDLHLVVYPFPVDCYKPEPPSESGWNFEEPVDEELLVATTAEFSQMLADSGRTDLVWTSNPYGHGTLDYFSL